A genome region from Gigantopelta aegis isolate Gae_Host chromosome 3, Gae_host_genome, whole genome shotgun sequence includes the following:
- the LOC121368812 gene encoding potassium voltage-gated channel subfamily S member 3-like: MDVIRLNVSGKRFLIKRETLLRYPGTRLAELGTSSPEYNPSTKDYYFDRNSKLVPFILDLYRTGELHLPQNFCPSAIKVELLFWGIPEDAISDCCWKLYFRHAKDMNIFHVIRNALRSLSPDSDVVVDSLRQKIWLTMSVPDYSFFAKLVFTPV, translated from the exons ATGGACGTCATTAGACTTAACGTGTCTGGGAAACGGTTTCTAATCAAGCGAGAAACTCTTTTGAGGTACCCTGGAACACGACTTGCAGAACTCGGAACGTCATCGCCCGAATATAACCCCAGCACCAAGGACTACTACTTCGACAGGAATTCGAAGCTCGTTCCGTTCATCTTAGACTTGTACCGAACTGGAGAGCTTCATCTACCTCAAAACTTCTGTCCGTCTGCTATCAAGGTGGAACTGTTATTCTGGGGAATTCCCGAGGACGCTATATCCGACTGCTGCTGGAAACTGTACTTCCGCCATGCCAAGGACATGAACATCTTCCACGTCATCAGAAACGCTCTGCGCAGTCTGTCGCCCGACTCGGATGTCGTGGTCGACTCTTTAAGACAGAAAATATGGCTGACGATGTCGGTCCCTGACTATTCATTTTTCGCCAAG CTGGTGTTCACACCCGTGTAG